A window from Culex pipiens pallens isolate TS chromosome 3, TS_CPP_V2, whole genome shotgun sequence encodes these proteins:
- the LOC120414203 gene encoding histone deacetylase HDAC1, which yields MQSHSKKRVCYYYDSDIGNYYYGQGHPMKPHRIRMTHNLLLNYGLYRKMEIYRPHKATADEMTKFHSDDYIRFLRSIRPDNMSEYNKQMQRFNVGEDCPVFDGLYEFCQLSAGGSVAAAVKLNKQASEICINWGGGLHHAKKSEASGFCYVNDIVLGILELLKYHQRVLYIDIDVHHGDGVEEAFYTTDRVMTVSFHKYGEYFPGTGDLRDIGAGRGKYYAVNIPLRDGMDDESYESIFVPIISKVMETFQPSAVVLQCGADSLTGDRLGCFNLTVKGHGKCVEFVKKYNLPFLMVGGGGYTIRNVSRCWTYETSVALGCEIANELPYNDYFEYFGPDFKLHISPSNMSNQNTTEYLEKIKNRLFENLRMLPHAPGVQVQAIPEDAVNDESEDEDKVDKDERLPQTDKDKRIVPDNEFSDSEDEGEGGRRDNRSYKGGARKRPRLEKEPKAEEAKDELEVKAETTADKEETTSTKAGEDSKKETTATVA from the exons ATGCAATCTCACAGCAAGAAGCGCGTTTGCTACTACTACGACA gCGACATCGGCAACTATTACTATGGCCAGGGACATCCGATGAAGCCGCACCGGATACGTATGACGCACAACCTGCTGCTCAACTATGGGCTGTACCGGAAGATGGAGATCTAT AGACCACACAAGGCAACCGCCGATGAAATGACCAAATTCCACTCCGACGACTACATCCGGTTCCTGCGATCAATCCGTCCAGATAACATGTCTGAGTACAACAAACAGATGCAGCGAT TCAACGTCGGCGAGGATTGTCCGGTGTTTGACGGGTTGTACGAGTTCTGCCAGCTGTCCGCCGGGGGTTCCGTGGCGGCCGCCGTCAAGCTGAACAAGCAAGCGTCCGAGATCTGCATCAACTGGGGCGGAGGGTTGCATCACGCCAAAAAGTCCGAGGCGTCCGGCTTTTGCTACGTGAACGACATCGTGCTGGGCATTCTGGAACTGCTCAAGTACCACCAGCGCGTGCTGTACATCGATATCGACGTGCATCACGGCGACGGGGTGGAGGAGGCGTTCTACACGACGGACCGCGTCATGACCGTGAGCTTCCACAAGTATGGCGAGTACTTCCCGGGAACGGGAGATCTGCGGGACATTGGTGCCGGCAGGGGAAAGTACTACGCGGTGAACATTCCGCTGCGCGACGGAATGGACGACGAGTCGTACGAGTCGATCTTTGTGCCGATTATTTCGAAG GTCATGGAAACGTTCCAGCCGTCGGCGGTGGTGCTCCAGTGCGGTGCCGACTCGCTGACCGGCGACCGGCTCGGCTGCTTCAACCTGACCGTCAAGGGCCACGGCAAGTGCGTCGAGTTTGTGAAAAAGTACAACCTGCCGTTCCTGATGGTGGGCGGCGGCGGCTACACGATCCGCAACGTGTCCCGCTGCTGGACGTACGAGACGTCGGTGGCGCTGGGCTGCGAGATTGCGAACGAGCTGCCGTACAACGACTACTTCGAGTACTTTGGGCCGGACTTTAAGCTGCACATCAGCCCGAGCAACATGAGCAACCAGAACACGACGGAGTATCTGGAGAAGATCAAGAACAGGCTGTTCGAGAATCTGCGGATGTTGCCGCACGCGCCGGGCGTGCAGGTCCAGGCCATCCCGGAGGACGCCGTGAACGACGAGAGCGAGGACGAGGACAAGGTCGACAAGGACGAACGGCTGCCGCAGACGGACAAGGACAAGCGGATAGTGCCGGACAACGAGTTTTCCGACTCGGAGGACGAGGGCGAGGGCGGCCGGAGGGACAACCGCTCGTACAAGGGTGGCGCCCGGAAGCGACCGCGGCTGGAGAAGGAACCGAAAGCGGAGGAAGCCAAGGACGAGCTCGAAGTGAAAG CCGAAACGACGGCGGACAAAGAGGAGACCACCAGCACCAAAGCGGGCGAAGACTCGAAGAAGGAAACCACTGCCACTGTTGCATGA